tttatgcttttctataatcacaaaggaagtttgttatagattagggaaccgatttgggattagcccttctatcttggctactaggaatagaggaagggttggggtttgttggcttgaacattataatctttatgcttcaaacaaatgtttaagtacacaaggaattgaacttatcttttggtttgaaagatttatctatgcgaggcatcaaTAGGTAGTTAattaggctatagcatcaaggagagattcatgagttcatgtgcatagaatgatgtgcttgaattgactagttgagcaagaacccaaagcattttCATTtatgaattgtctttttattttccttttttcttattactacttcgacataggtttatctcaataaaacaaaccttcaaactcaaggcttaagctgaatttattcactcacaatTCATGTGGtttgatatttaaaaccgggtggattcgtacacttgcagatttacCAACACCTGCCACCATGGAGAAGCAAAGGACGGTTTACACAGTGAGTCAGGAACAAATCTATCAGAGTACTTAGCCCGAATAACCTTGGAccacaaactctccttctcatGGAGTAGGCGCCAGTGCCATTTCCTCAGCAGAGCCATATTAAAATTCTCTAAATCTTTAATGTCTAGCCCACCGCATTCTTTGGGAAGACAAACTTGAGCCCAACTTAGCCAGCAAATTTTACTCTCCTCCTCAGACCCAGCCCACAAAAAATTCTACATGATACCCATAATTGTGTTAGCCACAGTCTTCGGTAATCTATAAAAtgacaaataaaataaaggtaGAGCCGTTAGCACACTCTTAAGAAGACAAATACGCCCCCAAATAATAGAGATCTCCTCCCCAAGATGAAAGCTTCTTCCTAAATTTCTGCACAATAGGGCTCCAAAACTCCACCCTCCTTGGGTTCCCACCAACTATCAAACCAAGGTAAGAAAATGGCAACTTCATGGACCTACCATTCAACATAGAGATGTAATTTCTTAGCAAATCACCTTGGATTGCCACACCACCACAACTGCTTTTAAGAAAATTGACTTTTTGCCTCGAAGCAAGCTAAAAAAGTCTCAAAACACTCTTCATTGTTGTCACATTTTGAACCGATGTCTCCCCCCATAATTATGTATCGTTCACGAACTGCAAGATAGACACTTCAACCTCATTCTTATTACCAATTTTCACCCCAGAAAATTGATTGATTTGCATCGCCTTTTTCATGAGACCATTCAAACCCTCGACCactattaaaaataagaaaggGGCTAGAGGATCCCCTTGCCTAATTTCCCGCTTCAGGAAAATTCATCAGTTGGGCTTCCATTCACAATAATTGAAATGGAGGTAGACTCCAAACAACTTCTCATCCAAAGAATCCATTGCTCGCTGAATTTCAAACATTGCATCATGTAGATGAAGAACTCCCTATCAATGGAGTCATATGCCTTTTCAAAGTCATCCTTAAAGATCAATGTGGCCTTCTTCTTTCTCCTCGCTTCGTGAATCACTTCATTTGCTACAATCACACTATCATGCATGTAACGACCCCCCAAGAAAGCAGATTGATCCTCATCAATGACCTTACCAAATACCAAGGATGCCCTGTAACCTCTTAACGCAATAAATGAGGCATTGCGACCCTTAGGCCACATACCAGAATGACGAAATTCGTTTGCAATTCTCTGAAAGTCCTCTTTGAGCTCCTCTAAAATTGAACCCATCTGGGACAGGGCTCTTGTCACTACCACATTTCCACATAACCTCTTTAAACTCCTAAGGACTGAACTCCGAACACAACATCAATTTATCCTCCTCAGACACAGTTCTAAATAGAATACCATCAAGAGAAGGCCTCAGACCATGCTGTTTCCTGAATTTAATCTCAAAAAATGTTTTAACGCCCCTTTTCACCTGTTCAATATCTTCCGTCCAACCAGAAGCAAGTTCCAATCCTACCAAATTATTCTCTCTGCTTCTCCCTTTAACTACAAAATGGATATACTTAGTATTCGCGTCACCTTCTTTCAACCACTTGATCCTGGATTTTTGATAAAGCAGGGAGTCGTTCATCtttgaaattttccaaaactCGCCAAGAGTGCATGTCGCGAGCGAACCTCTTCCATGGACAAATCCTCTCCTTCAACCTTCAAATAAATGTCATTTAGAGAGGTAACCAAGGTCTTACGCTTCTCATTCAAGTCCCCAAAAATTTCTTTATTCCACTGTTTGAGGTCCTTCTTCAGCAATTTCAGTTTCTCCTTTAGAACGCATGCTCCCTTCCCATAACCATTAAGACTTCGCCATTTTTTTGCAACAAACTTCACAAAATCATAAGTGGGCAGTGATATGAAACGTCCCTGTTAAGCACAGTTTGGCAGCACAAGGGCCATAACTCAAGCCATTCGTGATTCACGAAAAAACGATCCAAGCGACTCAAAGCGCTCCAATTGGGTCTGATCCAAGTGAATTTTCTTCCATGAAGAGGAATGTCCAGCAGTTCCATTTCAACAATGAAATTATTGAAAGCACTCATCTCCCTCCCACCATGATACTGACTTGATCCAGAACCTCTCCCTTCATCATTACTTCTTATCGCATTGAAGTCGCCCTCAATACACCAAGGGATGTTCGGGAAAGAAGATTTCCATTCAACTAGTTCCCTCAATTGAGATCTCTTTTCCTCAAAGGAAGACGAGGAGTATATATTCACTATCACACACTGCTGAGGCAGGTTCTCCCAACAAACCACCAGAGCAATGAAACTAGTGCCCATGTGAACATCAGAGAGAGAAAATACCCCCTTCCTACAGATTAGACCTCCCGCTCTGTTAACTGCTAGTAAAGCCTGCCACTCGTAGTCCCCCTCTCCCCACAAGGAACGACAAAGACGAATATCCACATTTTGTGCCTTTGTTTCCTGTAAAAACAAAAGATCAATCTGTTCTCTCCCTACTAGCTCTCTAACAGCACGCCCTTTCAATCTACTGCCAGTCCCCCTCACATTGAAGCTAACAACCTTCATTGAGCAACATTAGAATCAACCCTCACCTCCTGCTCATTTGATTTCTTCCATACCCCATTGTCCCTCACTTCTAGCTCCATTAATTTAGAAACCATCTGCATATCTGGGCCAACACATTTTACCCCGAGCTCCTTACCCAGCTGCCACATATTATGTGCCTATAATCTCATGTTTTCCACCCACACATCCCTATTACTTTGAAAGGATGCCCAATGCGGTGTTGATTGACCAAAAGAAAAGAGGTGGCTCCTCACCTTTCTTCTTATCTCCGCAACCGAAGCACCTTGGGACTTAGATACAACGGGTTGCCTTGAGCCTTCCACCGAGCAAGCTGCCAAACTGCCCCAAGGTCGTCACCTGAGAGCTTTGAATTTCCTAGAAGAGAACCTCCACGCCTCTGGACCACTTGCCGGCACAGGTTCCCTCACTACCATCTGGGACAACAGTTGACTAAAAGAAGAATTCTCCTGCGGTGGATTCTCCGTCACTACAGCCTCGTTCCCATTCCTGAATTGATAGGCGGAGCTAAGTTGCTCAACTCTTGATCCTGCCTCTCGAGCAATCGAAGTGGATAAGATCCAGGGTCCAAGTTCCCAAAAAGCCCTCCAGACTGAGAAAAAGGAATACGAGGTCCAACACCCGTAAGGAACACCCTAGGTCCACCATCAGAACCCTGACCCGATTGGCCCAATTGAGTCCTACTATCTACTTTAGAATCAATCATCTGAGGCCCAACATGAGCTATAATTTGGGTTACTTCCACATCGTCTaacaatggaaaagtcaacggGTGAATATTAGAACCTTCAAATACCTCTTCATCATTGGCCGGTGTATCTTCTAATAAAAGGGTATTACCCTCAGACTCACCAATctcattattatcattattcacACTACCCTCGAACTCTCCATTCACATTATTGTCATTTTTCTCTTGGAAGTTGTGCGCCGCCTCATTGCCAACCCCACCCGAGGCCTTCATCCTTACTGACGCTTTGCTTCCCACGTCGCTATCTTCGCCGGAACAAAATGATGTTATCCTCATCGCTAGACCAGTCCGACGAGCTCGCCTCCTCATCCTCCATATTTTTATTCTCACATGCACAACCCTGCATCCACTCCAGGGAATGACCTGTTTCCTCATAGAAACAAATGTCAAGTTGCTCCCCATTCAAAATGACCTTTATAGATTCATCGATAAAACCTGGGCAGGGTGATCTAATTTTGAGACATGCAAATTCCAGCCTTTCAAATGATTCAGTTAAAACATCCAGAGCCAGGAGCTCCCCAAAGGGTGCCAGGAGACCCTTGAAACAATTATGATTCCACATGTGGATGAGAAGACCAACACACCGAATCCacactattttttcttttagcATTGCCTTTGGGCTCCACAGGAAGATATCCTCAAAGACTTCCTCCAATCAACCTTGTTCGCTACTCAACACTTCATCAGGATCCATCTTTTCTTCTCTGGACAGAAGGACCAAGTCTCCCCCACTATATCTGACCTTTATCGAACGAAGCCCTTCCAGGAAAAAAAACATCCTATAAAGATTGGACCTTTCCCAGATCCTTCACTTTCCCCACTAGGCATTTGCTCAGCCAGTTGATAGTGCTCTCCTCACCCTGCACATTCAGATAAATTGGTATAGGGAACCGATCATTATTCCTTTTTGGTTCTATCCTGCGCTTGCCACCGGAACCAACCAGCACCTGCTTGTAAGACTGGTTGTTATCAAGGCTAGCATCCACTGGGGAGATCTTACTAAGAATCTTGGGCGCTACCTTACTTTGAGAGTTACCACCAATGCCCCCCACTCTTTCGCGAGATTCATGCACTCCTCTTACGACCCTCAGAATACTTGTTGTATTTAGGGACGTTCGCAAACAATTTCATATTCCCAATGAATGTTTGATCGATCCTTCTAACCAAAGATTCCGGGTTTGTGACGCCAATAAATCGAACAAACCCGAATCGAAGACTTGCTAAATTCCTCCTTGTTGGAATAAAAAGATCCTCCACCTTCCCCCATCTGCTAAACACCCTTCTCATATGTACTTCCTCAAAGTTGTCTGGGAAGTGAGTGAATAAAAGCGTTGACACAACCTTAGAACATCTCCTTCTTCCCAGAACCTTCGTCCACCCATCTCCATCCTTTTTCTGCCCATTCTGATTCCCTCTCACGCCCGCTCTtgctctctcattctctctctaatatCTCTCTAACTTCGCGTTATTTTGAAAGTTTGTTGCAGTACTTTGTGTTACACTGATAATGCATATTAATTAAACTCTTTAATTAATTACATGCACATATACACATATACATCTTAGATTAATTTCGGTTAAGCCTAACGCTCACTACTCCTTCTAAATATTATCTTCATCATATTTTAATCAATGTAGATCTCAGTACTTCTCCAAGCTTAAAATCTAGTTTCCAAACACATTATTAAGGAAGACAACGGAATTTGGAAAAGATCCAGTACTGGTTGGTTTAATTACACGGATATCATCAAGTTTATTAACAAAACTTTGACCAGAGAAACTTTATAAATAATCAAAAGCATATTTGCACTTTAGGAACATGCATCTCGGCTTCGTATATAAGTTGAAAGTATAATTTTTtgccacatatatatatatatatatatatatatatatatatatatatatatttgacttGTACCTGCTCCAATTTCGAACCAACGCAGAACGGGTGACGAGTGCGCTTACGCCACTGATTTGTTACATAAGCATATGGCTAGGCTATCATTTATGAGCATGAGTGGTTATTTATTGAACATAATAGGATacgataggatatgatatgtgaacataaTAACAACAGGATTAGATAATATCGGGATAGacacttatcatatcatgtgtttgaggtgcacatgataaggacaagatatgataaggaaaaatgtatcagatttatatttgaataaaaaatacatttaaaaattaatcattctattaaatttaattttttatacattttcatgaatgagtctatattttaaaataactaaaataaatttaaattttattaactagcctattttattgttttgaagataatatatattttaaataaaattatgcaattaATCAATTGGTTTCACTTAaatgtgacacgtgataattaacaataaaaattaactaaattaagaatataattatttcaaaagtactttatatttaaattataaattattatataagggcataaataatgttaaataataggagatgaaaatataaaattattctattattattaaaaaagtaatatttgtaaccaattggttttcacttaattgatacacgtgataaacaataaaaattaactaaattaaaaatattattatttcaaaagtaatttatatttaaattattatataagtagataaataattttttaataataggagatgaaaatattaaattagtttattactattaatatatcaatatttgtaagtgagtattctattttactatttatgaataacaatttttttattttttattttagttaaattaatatttttatatttattaattaaatgattataaattataaattatataatattaaaataaattaatttggagtttggatactgaaagaaaatatataactgatatcatatcctgttctatcctaactcccccctcaggataacttttacacattatggacaggataggatagaggacaagatagtgttatcatatcccGCTGACGCACCAAATAACaaataacaacaggatatgattattatcctatcctgtcctatcatatcctgacaccaaacgggcccttaataGTAATATAGACACgcaaaaataattcatttttttataccTTTCACTTTTTATGACATCACATCATATGTGTtgacaattaaaaataaaaaaatttagctAGCTATGTCGGTTGTCAATGAGTTAGTCTGAGCTGTCTGAATAGGACAATGACATTAGCTAGCTGAGTGACTGAGTCACTGAGTCACACGATTATAAATGATGATCTCCTAATTAGctgattttagtttttcataTTAGTCAACTTATTTCAGATAACTAGGTCAAACATTAGTTGATGAACTAGCTGTTAACCGATAGATCAACTGTTAATTAGTTGATTTGAATTTTCCAAATTAGACAGTTGATTTTGGccttatttaatataatttcctAATTTAAGTTAATAGTGTATATTTTAACCCAACACTCAATatgttattaaaaaaaatcaagtaaaATATTGAGTGTATATTTTTAACGTCATACTCAGgtataaaacttttttttttaacttgacaAATTGATTTTCCTTAGTGAAGCTCTGATATAGAATTTTtccgattttttttttaacttgaaacaaataaatagtgatatttgattttgaataaaaaaatgtgttaattcagtattttaataaaatataaa
This is a stretch of genomic DNA from Lotus japonicus ecotype B-129 chromosome 1, LjGifu_v1.2. It encodes these proteins:
- the LOC130748162 gene encoding uncharacterized protein LOC130748162, which translates into the protein MNDSLLYQKSRIKWLKEGDANTKYIHFVVKGRSRENNLVGLELASGWTEDIEQVKRGVKTFFEIKFRKQHGLRPSLDVTRALSQMGSILEELKEDFQRIANEFRHSGMWPKGRNASFIALRGYRASLVFGKVIDEDQSAFLGGRYMHDSVIVANEVIHEARRKKKATLIFKDDFEKAYDSIDREFFIYMMQCLKFSEQWILWMRSCLESTSISIIVNGSPTDEFS
- the LOC130748183 gene encoding uncharacterized protein LOC130748183, with the translated sequence MKVVSFNVRGTGSRLKGRAVRELVGREQIDLLFLQETKAQNVDIRLCRSLWGEGDYEWQALLAVNRAGGLICRKGVFSLSDVHMGTSFIALVVCWENLPQQCVIVNIYSSSSFEEKRSQLRELVEWKSSFPNIPWCIEGDFNAIRSNDEGRGSGSSQYHGGREMSAFNNFIVEMELLDIPLHGRKFTWIRPNWSALSRLDRFFGRFISLPTYDFVKFVAKKWRSLNGYGKGACVLKEKLKLLKKDLKQWNKEIFGDLNEKRKTLVTSLNDIYLKVEGEDLSMEEVRSRHALLASFGKFQR